A genomic stretch from Argiope bruennichi chromosome 2, qqArgBrue1.1, whole genome shotgun sequence includes:
- the LOC129961716 gene encoding transmembrane protein 272-like isoform X2, which yields MYQSTDTLVSNEQGVAQEGYQTVEGGGPVRGNDSNISPSPPTFLEQIKKAREENVGCCNFCMAFFGLLIGSIVWTLVVVVIVTVPIIMIVIGSEYIHNCPVQKMIPISLIVAGSLALLSNVINFLDRFRRFSESRLPRKHTVIGWINVFLNLFLLSWFLAMCYWVYSAPVQFKQDDLDTFCNPHLYGFVYWLLNLIFIFFGAMVLVSALMLCCAFICW from the exons ATGTATCAGAGTACGGATACACTCGTTTCGAACGAGCAAGGG GTTGCTCAGGAGGGATACCAAACTGTTGAAGGAGGTGGTCCAGTAAGAGGAAATGATTCAAATA ttaGTCCATCTCCCCCAACTTTTTTGGAGCAAATTAAGAAAGCCAGAGAAGAAAATGTGGGATGTTGCAATTTTTGCATGGCATTTTTCGGTTTGCTGATTGGTTCAA ttGTATGGACTCTCGTTGTGGTCGTTATAGTAACTGTTCCCATTATTATGATAGTAATAG GTTCGGAATACATTCACAATTGCCCAGTACAGAAAATGATTCCCATCAGTCTAATAGTTGCTGGCTCCTTAGCTCTTCTGAGCAACGTCATCAATTTCTTAGATAGATTCAGAAGGTTCTCTGAGTCTCGTCTACCAAGAAAACACACTGTCATAGGATGGATCAACGTTTTTCTAAACCTATTTCTTCTGTCTTGGTTTCTTGCAA tgtGCTACTGGGTGTACAGTGCTCCAGTTCAGTTTAAGCAAGATGATTTGGATACCTTTTGCAATCCACATCTCTATGGCTTTGTTTATTGGTTACTTAATctcatctttatattttttggagCCATGGTTCTCGTGTCCGCTTTGATGTTGTGTTGTGCTTTCATATGCtggtga
- the LOC129961716 gene encoding transmembrane protein 272-like isoform X1: MLSVLLLLSSNEGVDDRVCNQEIWNRSVLGKELVAQEGYQTVEGGGPVRGNDSNISPSPPTFLEQIKKAREENVGCCNFCMAFFGLLIGSIVWTLVVVVIVTVPIIMIVIGSEYIHNCPVQKMIPISLIVAGSLALLSNVINFLDRFRRFSESRLPRKHTVIGWINVFLNLFLLSWFLAMCYWVYSAPVQFKQDDLDTFCNPHLYGFVYWLLNLIFIFFGAMVLVSALMLCCAFICW; this comes from the exons ATGCTAAGTGTTTTACTCCTTTTGTCGTCAAATGAAGGGGTGGATGACCGCGTATGTAACCAAGAAATATGGAATAGAAGTGTCTTAGGAAAAGAATTG GTTGCTCAGGAGGGATACCAAACTGTTGAAGGAGGTGGTCCAGTAAGAGGAAATGATTCAAATA ttaGTCCATCTCCCCCAACTTTTTTGGAGCAAATTAAGAAAGCCAGAGAAGAAAATGTGGGATGTTGCAATTTTTGCATGGCATTTTTCGGTTTGCTGATTGGTTCAA ttGTATGGACTCTCGTTGTGGTCGTTATAGTAACTGTTCCCATTATTATGATAGTAATAG GTTCGGAATACATTCACAATTGCCCAGTACAGAAAATGATTCCCATCAGTCTAATAGTTGCTGGCTCCTTAGCTCTTCTGAGCAACGTCATCAATTTCTTAGATAGATTCAGAAGGTTCTCTGAGTCTCGTCTACCAAGAAAACACACTGTCATAGGATGGATCAACGTTTTTCTAAACCTATTTCTTCTGTCTTGGTTTCTTGCAA tgtGCTACTGGGTGTACAGTGCTCCAGTTCAGTTTAAGCAAGATGATTTGGATACCTTTTGCAATCCACATCTCTATGGCTTTGTTTATTGGTTACTTAATctcatctttatattttttggagCCATGGTTCTCGTGTCCGCTTTGATGTTGTGTTGTGCTTTCATATGCtggtga
- the LOC129961766 gene encoding transmembrane protein 272-like — MYQSTDKLVSNEQGVSRQGYQSVEGGGSVGGHEPNIGEQPPTFLSQVKKAREENIGCCNFCLAFFALLIGSIVWTIVLIIIVTVPIVMIVIGAEYFHDCPVQKMIPISLIVSGSVALLSNIVNFWDRFKRFSETGLPKTHTVVGWINIFLNLFLVAWFVASCYWVYSADVQFKDEKASTYCNAHLYGFIYWLLNFIFIFFGAMVIVSALMMCFALMCW, encoded by the exons ATGTATCAGAGTACGGATAAGCTTGTTTCCAATGAACAAGGG GTTTCCCGACAGGGATACCAAAGTGTTGAAGGGGGAGGCTCAGTAGGTGGTCATGAACCAAACA TCGGCGAGCAACCTCCAACCTTTTTGTCCCAAGTTAAGAAGGCCAGGGAAGAAAACATAGGATGTTGCAACTTCTGCCTGGCATTTTTTGCTTTGCTGATTGGTTCGA ttgTATGGACAATCGTTTTGATAATAATCGTAACTGTACCCATCGTTATGATTGTCATTG GTGCTGAATATTTCCATGATTGTCCTGTGCAGAAAATGATCCCAATCAGTCTCATAGTTTCTGGTTCTGTTGCACTACTTAGTAACATTGTTAACTTCTGGGatagatttaaaagattttctgaaaCTGGTCTGCCAAAAACGCATACTGTCGTTGGATGGATTAACATCTTTCTGAATCTTTTCCTCGTGGCTTGGTTTGTTGCAT CATGTTACTGGGTGTACAGTGCTGATGTTCAGTTCAAGGATGAAAAGGCTTCTACTTATTGCAACGCGCATCTCTATGGCTTTATCTATTGGTTGCTtaatttcatcttcattttctTTGGAGCTATGGTGATTGTGTCTGCCTTGATGATGTGTTTTGCCTTGATGTGCTGGTGA